The proteins below come from a single Pararge aegeria chromosome W unlocalized genomic scaffold, ilParAegt1.1 SUPER_W_unloc_1, whole genome shotgun sequence genomic window:
- the LOC120636766 gene encoding uncharacterized protein LOC120636766, with amino-acid sequence MAVPKTTQYIPDDLKDEDLIINEVTIEVERENQEEKDKPEVTEIERTISNDSLQPTITEIIPETDMDILRKSLEVNTDDNVEIQTEGDHPIPKKNKRVLKKSYVDFLSDDEDFAWDSTSWKETDESSSDQDDQRIAKKKKISIKDGKVGDAGLKKKRTNKKKVRKDARSKGVQYVKADGSIVKERNMKPNPCLEKNCPYNCKEIPSEKRMAIFKHFWELSTERKKQWIISMSSKQTIKRKRSKDSNYRNNTFFYFINDGEGRRQVCLKFLVNTLDISQRYIYYTLTTQELGMAKEEGRGKCIPTNKTSNAIKESVKSFIKRLPAIPSHYCRKDSPKLYLPVEFKNIKNLYRCYKEDLISKGVDVVCEKVFRLIFTTDFNIGFHVPKKDKCIKCLRFEGLKPEDCAELQAHFDEKEASKKRLDCHRQLGKENPSILCTSFDLQKDLNTPHGNNMLLFYSRKYAVFNLCFYESITRNGFCFIWGESEAKRGANEIATIIEKYIQNVDSRGNIKFLILYSDSCPGQNKNKIVLAAIHNALLQRHGNVSR; translated from the exons ATGGCAGT ACCAAAAACGACACAATATATACCTGATGATTTGAAAGACGAGGATTTAATTATTAACGAAGTAACGATTGAAGTGGAAAGAGag AATCAAGAAGAAAAGGACAAACCTGAAGTAACAGAAATAGAAAGAACAATTAGTAACGACAGTCTTCAACCAACTATTACTGAAATTATACCTGAAACCGACATGGATATATTAAGGAAATCTTTAGAAGTTAATACTGATGACAATGTAGAAATACAAACAGAAGGTGATCATCCAATACCGAAGAAAAACAAacgagttctaaaaaaaagctatgttgattttttaagtgatgatgaagattttgCTTGGGACTCAACGTCGTGGAAAGAAACAGATGAGTCTTCAAGTGATCAAGATGATCAAAGAATAgcgaagaaaaagaaaataagcaTAAAAGATGGAAAAGTAGGAGATGCaggattaaaaaagaaaaggacAAATAAGAAAAAGGTACGAAAAGATGCTAGATCAAAGGGCGTTCAATATGTTAAGGCAGATGGTTCAAttgtgaaagaaagaaatatgaaACCGAATCCTTGCTTGGAAAAAAACTGTCCCTATAACTGTAAAGAAATACCCTCAGAAAAGAGAATGGccatatttaaacatttttgggAATTATCTacagaaagaaaaaaacagtGGATCATATCTATGTCTTCTAAACAAACCATAAAAAGGAAGAGATCCAAAGACTCTAATTACAGGAATAATAcattcttttatttcataaatgatGGAGAAGGTCGGCGACAAGTTTGTTTAAAGTTCCTCGTGAACACTCTTGATATCAGTCAAagatacatttattatacattgaCGACACAGGAACTTGGTATGGCGAAAGAAGAAGGAAGAGGAAAATGCATTCCCACCAACAAAACATCTAACGCAATCAAAGAATCAGTAAAATCCTTTATCAAAAGGTTACCTGCTATACCATCGCACTACTGCCGAAAGGATAGCCCAAAACTATATCTGCCTGttgaattcaaaaatataaaaaatttatatcgatgttATAAAGAAGACCTAATTAGTAAAGGAGTGGATGTTGTATGTGAAAAAGTATTCCGTCTAATATTCActactgattttaatattggGTTTCACGTACCTAAAAAGGACAAATGCATAAAGTGCCTGCGATTTGAAGGCCTGAAGCCAGAGGATTGTGCCGAATTGCAAGCTCATTTTGACGAAAAAGAGGCATCGAAGAAGCGGTTGGATTGTCATCGACAATTAGGTAAAGAAAACCCTTCCATTCTGTGCACTTCTTTTGACCTCCAAAAGGATCTCAATACGCCTCATGGCAATAATATGTTACTGTTTTATTCTAGAAAGTAtgctgtttttaatttatgtttctaCGAAAGCATCACAAGGAACGGTTTTTGTTTTATCTGGGGAGAATCTGAAGCAAAGAGGGGTGCAAATGAAATTGCCACTATTATAGAGAAGTACATACAGAATGTTGATTCTCGGGGcaacattaaatttttgatcTTGTATTCAGATTCTTGTCCtggacaaaacaaaaataaaatagttcttGCAGCAATACACAATGCTTTATTGCAACGACACGGAAATGTCAGTAGATAG